One Pichia kudriavzevii chromosome 3, complete sequence genomic window carries:
- a CDS encoding uncharacterized protein (PKUD0C10730; similar to Saccharomyces cerevisiae YMR215W (GAS3); ancestral locus Anc_8.731) has product MVSSKILATTALALLSSASALLPITIKGNRFLRPQVHSNASDVFFINGVDYQPGGSSDFKYNMTSDVLTNPEVCARDATLIQNLGVNTIRIYAIDPDLNHDECMSIFNDAGIYVILDVNSPLGGESLNRDDPESSYNAWYMSRVFRVIEGFRSYSNVIGFFIGNEVINDEKSADLDPPYLRAITRDVKAYLKNRYNEDNESREIFVGYSAADVVSLRMPTFEYLTCEIADEDIDSSVDFFGLNSYEWCSGVNDWDSSGYKDIKTDFANSSVPVFFSEYGCNKKSPRTFEEVSGGIYDGLIDVLDGGLVYEYSEETSNYGLVDIEDDSSVTLLGDYFNFKSQLEKSNIPNISDSDVVDYKPKKCNATSIQQLDKSFSANFTLPKANKDTQYMIDHGVEVAHKGQFVNVDKYLNLYVSGASSSGNATTAEFVVSTGEETSTTSIYLTLNSDNLINGKAQKTTTSNSSSSSLSSTTVSSSTTTSSASSATVSSISTTHKNEGGRLGTSAIATFFGVLMALF; this is encoded by the coding sequence ATGGtttcttccaaaatatTAGCTACGACTGCATTGGCATTGCTATCCAGTGCAAGTGCACTACTTCCAATCACCATCAAGGGTAACAGGTTTTTAAGACCACAGGTTCACTCAAATGCGTCGGAtgtattcttcatcaatggGGTTGACTACCAGCCGGGCGGGTCTTCtgatttcaaatataaCATGACATCTGATGTCTTGACTAATCCGGAAGTGTGTGCCAGGGACGCAACTCTTATTCAAAACCTGGGTGTTAATACCATCCGTATCTACGCCATTGATCCAGATTTGAATCATGACGAGTGTATGTCTATTTTCAACGATGCAGGTATTTATGTTATTCTAGACGTTAATTCACCATTAGGTGGTGAGAGTTTGAATAGGGATGATCCTGAAAGTTCATATAATGCTTGGTATATGTCTAGGGTTTTCAGAGTGATTGAAGGCTTCAGGTCATATTCCAATGTTATTGGCTTTTTCATTGGTAATGAGGTTATAAATGACGAAAAATCTGCTGATTTGGATCCTCCTTATCTAAGAGCAATAACGAGAGACGTCAAAGCTTACTTGAAGAATAGATATAATGAAGACAATGAGAGTAGGGAAATCTTTGTTGGTTATTCTGCTGCGGATGTTGTTTCATTAAGAATGCCAACTTTTGAATATCTAACTTGTGAAATAGCAGACGAGGACATTGACTCCTCGGTGGACTTCTTTGGATTGAATTCTTATGAATGGTGTTCCGGTGTTAACGACTGGGATTCCTCTGGGTACAAGGATATAAAGACAGATTTTGCCAATTCTTCTGttccagtttttttctctgaatATGGTTGTAACAAAAAGAGCCCACGtacttttgaagaagtaaGTGGTGGTATCTACGATGGACTAATTGATGTATTGGATGGCGGGTTAGTTTATGAGTATTCTGAAGAAACCTCTAACTACGGTCTggttgatattgaagatgacaGTTCTGTCACATTATTAGGTGATTactttaatttcaaatcacAGTTAGAGAAGTcaaatattccaaatattTCAGATAGTGACGTTGTTGACTACAAACCAAAGAAATGCAATGCCACCTCCATCCAACAACTGGATAAATCGTTTAGTGCTAATTTTACTCTTCCAAAGGCTAATAAAGATACACAATATATGATTGATCACGGTGTAGAAGTTGCACATAAGGGACAATTTGTAAATGTCGACAAGTACTTGAACTTATACGTTTCCGGGGCATCAAGTTCAGGAAATGCAACCACAGCAGAGTTTGTGGTTTCTACTGGTGAAGAAACTTCAACTACTTCTATCTATTTGACCTTGAACTCTGACAACCTCATCAATGGCAAAGCACAAAAGACTACAACGTCAAActcatcatcttcgtcaTTATCTTCAACTACTGTCTCATCATCTACAACCACCTCGTCGGCATCGTCTGCCActgtttcttctatttcGACTACACATAAGAACGAGGGAGGTAGACTTGGCACATCAGCAATCGCTACTTTCTTTGGTGTCTTGATGGCCCTATTTTAA